A portion of the Cohaesibacter gelatinilyticus genome contains these proteins:
- a CDS encoding LysE family translocator: MALDLWLAFALASMTLLTIPGPTVLLVVSYALGQGRQTAWASVPGVALGDFTAMTISLLGAGALLATSATLFTAMKWAGAIYLAWLGIKLWKDQSSLDDLKAAKGNLSNKSIFLNSFIVTALNPKGIVFFVAFVPQFIDPAQPAFLQFAILEATFVILATINITLWALLAGRLRERFKHPKSLQRTNKIGAGFLIGAGFMTILFGQKT, translated from the coding sequence ATGGCTCTGGATCTCTGGTTGGCCTTCGCTCTTGCCTCCATGACCCTGCTAACGATTCCCGGCCCAACGGTGCTCTTGGTGGTCTCTTATGCGTTGGGGCAAGGGCGGCAAACGGCATGGGCTTCTGTCCCCGGTGTTGCTCTTGGTGATTTCACCGCCATGACGATCTCACTACTGGGGGCCGGAGCCTTGCTCGCAACCTCGGCCACTTTGTTTACCGCCATGAAATGGGCTGGAGCCATCTATCTTGCCTGGCTCGGTATCAAACTTTGGAAAGATCAAAGCTCTCTGGATGATCTGAAAGCAGCAAAAGGCAATCTGAGCAACAAGTCCATCTTTCTCAATTCCTTTATCGTCACCGCGCTCAATCCCAAGGGCATTGTCTTCTTCGTGGCCTTCGTCCCACAATTCATCGATCCGGCCCAGCCAGCCTTTCTCCAGTTTGCTATTCTGGAAGCTACTTTTGTGATCCTTGCAACGATCAATATCACACTATGGGCATTGCTGGCCGGTCGCCTGCGCGAGCGCTTCAAACATCCAAAGAGCTTGCAAAGAACCAATAAGATTGGTGCCGGTTTCCTGATTGGAGCAGGTTTCATGACCATTCTTTTTGGTCAAAAGACCTGA
- a CDS encoding saccharopine dehydrogenase, whose protein sequence is MVHFWLRDEDRATERRTALTPKNAKALIEKGFQITVELSDKRAFSNADYAEVGCAMTDSRSWVNAPKDAIILGLKELAETPAELTNNMIHFAHIYKDQTGWEAEMARFTKGGGLLYDIEFLIGDNGRRVAAFGYWAGWMGAALGAHRLLERRAGKNEISNGVSPYESQTVVIDKLKALAAEGKDDMPTAIVIGAKGRSGTGATECLEAIGMKVTQWDIEETKNLDRDALLAHDMMVNCVLMMGPGLLLATKEHLAAEGSKMKVVSDVSCDPFSDFNPLPIYAEPTSWTDPVIEVAKNGQGDAVEVTSIDNLPSLLPAQAAEEFSDQFLPSLARFPEGPEWVNGKKKFDEIKEKAGL, encoded by the coding sequence ATGGTTCATTTCTGGCTTCGCGATGAAGATCGCGCCACCGAGCGCCGCACCGCCCTCACCCCGAAAAATGCCAAAGCCCTGATCGAAAAAGGCTTTCAGATCACCGTTGAATTGAGCGACAAGCGCGCTTTCTCCAACGCCGATTATGCCGAAGTTGGTTGCGCCATGACCGATAGCCGGTCCTGGGTGAATGCACCAAAGGATGCCATTATTCTGGGTCTGAAAGAATTGGCTGAAACACCTGCCGAGCTGACCAACAACATGATCCATTTCGCTCATATCTATAAGGATCAGACCGGTTGGGAAGCAGAGATGGCCCGCTTCACCAAAGGTGGTGGTCTTCTTTACGATATCGAGTTCCTGATAGGTGACAATGGCCGCCGCGTTGCAGCCTTTGGCTATTGGGCTGGCTGGATGGGTGCTGCCCTTGGAGCCCATCGCCTGCTCGAGCGCCGCGCTGGCAAGAATGAGATCTCCAATGGGGTTTCTCCTTACGAAAGCCAGACTGTCGTTATCGATAAGCTGAAAGCTTTGGCAGCTGAAGGCAAAGACGACATGCCAACTGCCATCGTGATCGGCGCAAAAGGTCGTTCTGGCACCGGTGCCACCGAATGCCTGGAAGCCATCGGCATGAAAGTTACACAGTGGGATATCGAAGAAACCAAGAATTTGGATCGGGATGCCTTGCTCGCCCATGACATGATGGTCAATTGCGTGCTGATGATGGGCCCAGGTCTGCTTCTGGCAACCAAGGAGCATCTGGCGGCAGAAGGCTCCAAGATGAAGGTTGTCTCTGACGTTTCCTGCGATCCTTTTTCCGACTTCAACCCACTGCCAATCTATGCAGAACCAACCAGCTGGACCGATCCAGTGATCGAAGTGGCAAAAAATGGCCAGGGTGACGCTGTCGAAGTCACCTCAATCGACAATCTCCCATCTCTGCTGCCAGCTCAGGCAGCTGAAGAATTCTCTGATCAGTTCCTACCATCTCTCGCGCGCTTCCCTGAAGGGCCAGAATGGGTGAATGGCAAGAAGAAGTTCGATGAAATCAAGGAAAAAGCTGGCCTGTAA
- a CDS encoding DUF1223 domain-containing protein, with the protein MIYKHSSKISFGRFSLARLTSRFAMLAIGAGVLAGAVATQPTYAKDNSAIVVELFTSQGCSSCPPADKLLGEMVGNPNIIALTEAVDYWDYLGWKDENARHEHTLRQQDYARLRGDRRVYTPQMVINGRVHVVGSRRNDVSRAIKRFEKDVSVPMRLEQNGDVLNVRIGARPQGMSKDHEGNLILAYYKREVSADIKRGENRGRKIIYHNVVGDMRTIGMWHGEAMNVELPMSEARKMGYDGYAVLLQADVKGYPGPIFGAARLDLK; encoded by the coding sequence ATGATCTATAAACATTCTTCAAAGATCTCCTTTGGTCGCTTCAGTTTGGCTCGCCTGACTTCACGCTTTGCGATGTTGGCGATTGGTGCTGGTGTTCTGGCTGGCGCTGTAGCAACTCAGCCGACCTACGCAAAAGACAATTCAGCCATTGTTGTCGAGCTTTTCACCTCGCAAGGGTGCTCTTCCTGTCCACCTGCCGACAAGCTGCTGGGCGAAATGGTGGGGAATCCCAATATCATTGCACTGACGGAAGCCGTGGATTACTGGGATTATCTTGGCTGGAAGGACGAGAATGCTCGTCACGAGCATACGCTTCGCCAGCAAGATTATGCCCGCCTTCGCGGAGATCGTCGGGTTTATACCCCTCAAATGGTGATCAACGGTCGTGTGCATGTGGTGGGAAGCCGTCGCAATGATGTGTCTCGTGCCATCAAGCGGTTTGAGAAAGATGTCTCTGTTCCGATGCGTTTGGAGCAGAATGGGGACGTGTTGAATGTTCGGATTGGTGCGCGCCCGCAAGGCATGTCAAAGGATCATGAAGGCAACTTGATCCTTGCCTATTACAAGCGTGAGGTGAGCGCGGATATCAAGCGCGGCGAAAATCGTGGTCGCAAGATTATCTATCACAATGTGGTCGGTGATATGCGCACCATCGGCATGTGGCATGGTGAAGCCATGAATGTAGAATTGCCAATGAGTGAAGCCCGAAAAATGGGCTATGACGGTTATGCGGTGCTTTTGCAAGCCGATGTGAAGGGTTATCCGGGACCAATCTTTGGTGCGGCTCGTCTGGATCTGAAATAG
- a CDS encoding DUF1761 domain-containing protein has translation MPLNEVNWLAAIISALVGYGLGAAWYMSLAKPWMAAVGLSEEDIKGPDGKQSPMPFVIAAIANLVIAALLYGVLVHVGDFSVRRGLMSGLMIWLGFVATTQAVNYAYQMRPLRLWVIDTGYWLINLLAQGAILGWFGEG, from the coding sequence ATGCCTTTAAACGAAGTGAATTGGCTGGCAGCCATTATTTCCGCTCTGGTAGGATATGGTCTTGGCGCTGCCTGGTACATGTCCCTTGCCAAACCCTGGATGGCGGCGGTGGGCCTTTCTGAAGAAGACATCAAAGGACCGGACGGCAAACAAAGCCCCATGCCATTTGTCATTGCAGCCATCGCCAATCTGGTGATTGCAGCCCTTCTCTATGGTGTGCTTGTCCATGTGGGAGATTTCTCAGTTCGTCGTGGCCTGATGTCTGGCCTGATGATCTGGCTTGGCTTTGTCGCCACAACCCAAGCCGTCAATTATGCCTATCAAATGCGCCCTCTTCGTCTCTGGGTCATAGATACCGGCTATTGGCTGATCAATCTGTTGGCACAGGGTGCTATTCTTGGCTGGTTTGGCGAAGGCTAA
- a CDS encoding Lrp/AsnC family transcriptional regulator, with translation MSNAKHIYDRLDRELISLLRSDGRASLSKLAEILGVSRGTVQNRLDRLMESGALLGFTVRVREDYDLDGIRAVMLIEVVGKSTSQVIRRLRGMPEMRALHTTNGAWDLVAEIQAPSLPDFDRVLREVRLVEGVLNSETSILLSTT, from the coding sequence ATGAGTAACGCCAAGCATATTTATGATCGTCTGGATCGAGAGCTGATTTCCTTGCTGCGCAGCGATGGGAGAGCATCCCTCTCCAAGCTGGCGGAGATATTGGGCGTATCGCGAGGCACGGTACAAAATCGCTTGGATCGCCTGATGGAATCCGGAGCCTTGCTTGGATTTACCGTGCGCGTGCGTGAGGATTATGATCTGGATGGGATCCGGGCTGTGATGCTGATTGAAGTGGTTGGAAAATCAACCAGTCAGGTCATTCGTCGCTTGCGTGGTATGCCGGAAATGCGGGCACTTCATACCACCAATGGGGCCTGGGATCTGGTGGCCGAAATTCAGGCACCAAGCTTGCCGGACTTTGACCGGGTTTTGCGGGAAGTACGGCTTGTAGAAGGGGTGCTGAACAGCGAAACATCCATTTTGCTCAGCACCACTTGA
- a CDS encoding ornithine cyclodeaminase → MTSPNLDKLNIVPFVSVDNMMKLVLTIGVETMIKGIADQIESDFKRWELFDKTPRIASHSKEGVIELMPTSDGEVYGFKYVNGHPKNTKEGLQTVTAFGLLADVDSGYPVLLTEMTILTALRTAAMSAVAAKYLAPKDSKTMAMIGNGAQCEFQALAFKHILGIETVRLFDIDPVATDKAILNLKDSGLNVIRTTSHEECVSGADIITTCTADKQCATILTDNMVGSGQHINAIGGDCPGKTELHKDILLRSDIFVEFPPQTRVEGEIQQLDADHEVTELWQVITGEKEGRTSDQQITLFDSVGFAIEDFSALKYLYQAIKDTEFYDDLDMIADPDEPRDLFGMVQRAKANL, encoded by the coding sequence ATGACATCCCCAAATTTAGACAAACTCAATATTGTCCCATTCGTCAGCGTCGATAACATGATGAAACTGGTTCTCACCATTGGCGTGGAAACCATGATCAAAGGCATCGCTGATCAGATTGAAAGCGACTTCAAACGCTGGGAGCTCTTCGATAAGACCCCACGTATCGCTTCTCACTCCAAGGAAGGCGTGATCGAGCTGATGCCAACCTCTGACGGCGAGGTTTACGGCTTTAAATATGTGAATGGCCATCCAAAGAACACCAAGGAAGGCCTGCAAACCGTAACCGCATTTGGCCTGTTGGCTGATGTGGATTCCGGCTATCCAGTTCTTTTGACCGAAATGACCATCCTGACAGCATTGCGTACCGCCGCAATGTCTGCGGTTGCTGCCAAATATCTGGCACCAAAAGATTCCAAGACCATGGCCATGATCGGCAATGGTGCGCAGTGTGAGTTCCAGGCGCTGGCTTTCAAACATATTCTCGGTATTGAGACTGTTCGCTTGTTCGACATTGATCCAGTCGCCACCGACAAAGCGATCCTGAACCTGAAAGACAGTGGTCTCAATGTCATTCGCACCACATCCCATGAGGAATGTGTGTCCGGCGCTGACATCATCACCACCTGCACGGCTGATAAACAATGCGCCACCATTCTGACCGACAACATGGTTGGTTCTGGTCAGCACATCAATGCGATTGGCGGCGATTGCCCAGGAAAGACCGAGCTGCACAAAGACATTCTGCTGCGCTCCGACATTTTCGTGGAATTCCCGCCACAGACCCGTGTGGAAGGTGAAATTCAGCAGCTGGATGCTGATCACGAGGTCACTGAATTGTGGCAGGTCATCACTGGCGAGAAAGAAGGTCGTACCTCCGATCAGCAAATCACCCTGTTTGATTCGGTTGGCTTTGCCATCGAGGACTTCTCTGCCCTGAAATATCTCTACCAGGCCATCAAGGACACCGAGTTCTATGATGATCTGGACATGATTGCTGACCCGGATGAGCCACGCGATCTGTTCGGCATGGTCCAGCGTGCAAAGGCAAACCTTTAA
- the ctlX gene encoding citrulline utilization hydrolase CtlX, with protein sequence MSQPNMRPSIQAPAAVIMIRPHHFVVNEQTAADNAFQRTPASSDQVARSAFDEVTKMAGDLQKAGITVHLFEDEGKETPDSVFPNNWFSTHAGGHVAIYPMKPENRRRERRSDIIDMLKHDYRVQDVIDYSGLEADGLFLEGTGAMVLDHIDRVAYAAKSDRTDPIILERFCTHFNYEPMAFDATDRNGNAIYHTNVLMCIATDFALIGLNCIKDPQRRQEVKDRLESSGRTIIDLSHDQIEQFAGNAIELQSPEGRVLALSQTAFDSLSDQQKEEIELSAKLLPLSIPTIEHAGGSVRCTLAGVHLLPRPQ encoded by the coding sequence ATGTCCCAGCCAAACATGCGCCCCTCTATTCAGGCCCCTGCTGCTGTTATCATGATCAGACCCCACCATTTTGTGGTCAATGAGCAGACGGCGGCAGACAATGCCTTCCAAAGAACTCCTGCATCCAGCGATCAGGTTGCCCGTTCGGCATTTGATGAAGTCACCAAAATGGCAGGTGATCTTCAAAAAGCTGGCATTACGGTCCATCTGTTTGAAGACGAAGGCAAGGAAACACCAGACTCGGTGTTTCCAAACAACTGGTTCTCTACCCATGCCGGTGGTCACGTTGCCATCTATCCCATGAAGCCGGAAAACCGCCGTCGGGAACGCCGCTCCGATATCATCGACATGCTCAAGCATGATTATCGCGTGCAGGACGTAATCGATTATTCCGGTCTGGAAGCCGATGGGCTGTTTCTGGAAGGAACCGGTGCCATGGTGCTCGATCATATCGATCGCGTCGCCTATGCCGCTAAATCCGACAGAACAGATCCGATCATTCTGGAGCGCTTCTGCACGCACTTCAACTATGAGCCGATGGCTTTTGATGCCACCGACCGGAACGGCAATGCCATCTATCACACCAATGTGCTGATGTGCATCGCCACCGACTTTGCACTCATTGGTCTGAATTGCATCAAGGATCCACAAAGACGGCAGGAAGTGAAAGATCGCTTGGAATCTTCCGGTCGCACAATCATTGATCTCAGCCATGATCAGATCGAACAGTTTGCGGGCAATGCAATTGAGCTTCAAAGCCCGGAAGGACGAGTTCTGGCTCTGTCACAAACGGCTTTTGACAGCCTGTCAGATCAGCAAAAGGAAGAGATTGAGCTATCTGCCAAATTGCTTCCCCTCAGCATTCCGACCATCGAGCATGCTGGCGGTTCCGTTCGCTGTACCTTGGCAGGCGTTCATCTTTTGCCAAGACCGCAATAA
- a CDS encoding Rieske (2Fe-2S) protein codes for MTNQDIFLCNKSDLKQTGAFGATIDDTNGKLDIVIIDMAFDISASKSFLPSEESLKAYINSCPHLSMPMETFDHEFLDKEDPSLIVCSTHGARFRSTDGFCLSGPCSGSSLTPIPLTFTEEAIYLKIESIDI; via the coding sequence GTGACTAATCAGGATATCTTTCTTTGCAACAAATCCGATCTGAAACAGACCGGAGCCTTTGGAGCAACAATTGACGACACAAATGGCAAACTGGATATCGTCATTATCGACATGGCCTTTGATATATCAGCTTCTAAATCTTTCCTGCCAAGCGAGGAAAGCCTCAAAGCCTATATCAATTCCTGCCCACATTTGAGTATGCCGATGGAAACCTTTGATCATGAGTTTTTAGACAAGGAAGACCCATCCCTGATCGTCTGCTCTACCCATGGTGCACGTTTTCGAAGCACGGATGGTTTTTGTCTGTCGGGTCCATGCAGCGGATCATCCTTAACGCCTATACCACTTACGTTCACGGAAGAGGCCATTTACCTCAAGATCGAAAGTATTGATATTTAA
- the acs gene encoding acetate--CoA ligase, translating to MSENVYPVPADVAKDALIDNDTYLSMYKQSVEDPDGFWGEQGKRLDWIKPYTKVKNTSYDYHNVSIKWFEDGELNVSANCIDRHLETRGDQTAIIWEGDDPADDENITYKQLHERVSKLANAYKELGVGKGDRVILYLPMIPEAAYSMLACARIGAIHSIVFGGFSPDALADRINGSQAKLVVTADQGLRGGRKVPLKTNADAAFEKVKHDAKMLVVKRTGGDIPMVEGRDVWYDDVVGPASADCPPEPMNAEDPLFILYTSGSTGMPKGVVHSTGGYLLYASMTHQYVFDYKDGDIYWCTADVGWVTGHSYIVYGPLANGATTVMFEGVPTYPSPSRFWDVCEKHKVNIFYTAPTAIRSLMGAGNEHVEKADLSTLRVLGSVGEPINPEAWKWYYEVVGKEKCPIVDTWWQTETGGIMITPLPGATDLKPGSATRPFFGVQPVMLDNDGKEIAETECEGILCIADSWPGQMRTVFGDHDRFVSTYFETFKGYYFAGDGARRDADGYYWITGRVDDVINVSGHRMGTAEVESALVAHPKVSEAAVVGYPHDIKGQGIYVYVTLMEGEEETEDLRKELRTWVRGEIGPIASPDLIQFAPGLPKTRSGKIMRRILRKIAEDDFGSLGDTSTLADPAVVDDLIDNRQNR from the coding sequence ATGTCGGAGAATGTCTATCCCGTACCGGCGGATGTGGCAAAAGACGCCCTGATCGATAACGATACTTACCTGTCTATGTACAAGCAGTCTGTTGAAGACCCGGACGGCTTTTGGGGTGAACAGGGCAAGCGCCTGGACTGGATCAAGCCTTACACCAAGGTCAAGAACACCTCTTACGACTATCACAATGTTTCCATCAAATGGTTTGAAGATGGCGAGCTGAACGTTTCCGCCAACTGTATCGACCGTCATCTGGAAACCCGTGGTGATCAGACTGCTATCATCTGGGAAGGTGACGACCCGGCTGATGATGAGAACATCACCTACAAGCAGCTGCATGAGCGTGTCTCCAAACTGGCAAATGCCTATAAGGAGCTGGGCGTTGGCAAGGGTGACCGCGTCATCCTGTATCTACCAATGATCCCGGAAGCTGCCTATTCCATGCTGGCTTGCGCCCGTATCGGCGCGATCCATTCCATCGTCTTTGGTGGCTTTTCTCCTGATGCCCTGGCCGATCGCATCAATGGTTCCCAAGCCAAACTGGTGGTAACCGCGGATCAGGGTTTGCGCGGCGGTCGTAAAGTACCGCTGAAAACCAACGCCGATGCAGCCTTTGAAAAGGTGAAACATGACGCCAAAATGCTGGTCGTCAAACGCACCGGTGGCGATATCCCAATGGTTGAAGGCCGCGATGTCTGGTATGACGATGTTGTTGGTCCAGCATCCGCGGATTGCCCACCAGAGCCAATGAATGCAGAAGATCCGCTTTTCATTCTCTATACATCCGGCTCCACCGGCATGCCGAAGGGCGTGGTTCACTCCACTGGTGGCTATCTGCTTTACGCTTCCATGACCCATCAATATGTCTTTGATTACAAAGATGGCGACATCTATTGGTGTACTGCTGATGTGGGTTGGGTAACCGGCCACTCCTACATCGTTTATGGCCCACTGGCCAATGGTGCCACCACCGTAATGTTTGAAGGTGTACCGACCTATCCATCACCATCCCGTTTTTGGGATGTATGTGAGAAGCACAAGGTCAATATCTTCTACACCGCGCCGACCGCTATCCGCTCCCTAATGGGTGCTGGCAATGAGCATGTCGAAAAGGCAGACCTTTCCACCTTGCGTGTGCTTGGTTCTGTCGGTGAACCAATCAACCCGGAAGCCTGGAAATGGTATTACGAAGTCGTCGGCAAGGAAAAATGCCCGATTGTTGATACTTGGTGGCAGACCGAAACCGGTGGCATCATGATCACGCCACTTCCAGGTGCTACCGATCTGAAACCAGGGTCAGCTACCCGCCCATTCTTCGGCGTTCAGCCTGTCATGCTCGATAATGATGGCAAAGAGATTGCTGAGACTGAATGCGAAGGCATTCTCTGCATCGCTGATAGCTGGCCTGGACAGATGCGCACGGTCTTTGGCGATCATGATCGCTTCGTCTCCACCTATTTCGAGACCTTCAAAGGCTATTATTTTGCAGGTGACGGCGCACGCCGCGATGCAGATGGCTATTATTGGATCACTGGCCGCGTTGATGACGTCATCAACGTATCCGGTCACCGTATGGGTACCGCCGAGGTCGAAAGCGCCCTCGTAGCGCATCCTAAAGTCTCGGAAGCTGCTGTTGTTGGTTATCCGCACGACATCAAGGGACAGGGCATCTATGTCTATGTCACTCTAATGGAAGGCGAAGAGGAAACCGAAGATCTTCGCAAAGAGCTGCGCACATGGGTTCGCGGAGAAATTGGCCCAATTGCCTCTCCAGATCTCATCCAGTTCGCTCCTGGGCTGCCAAAAACCCGCTCCGGCAAGATCATGCGCCGCATCCTGCGCAAAATCGCTGAAGACGATTTCGGTAGCCTTGGCGATACTTCCACTCTGGCAGATCCAGCCGTTGTTGACGATCTGATCGACAACCGCCAGAACCGTTAA
- a CDS encoding VOC family protein, translating to MQLGAFSISLSVKDLKASQSFYEALGFITMGDYSDQGWMMLKNGDTIIGLFKGMFEGNMLTFNPGWDQNAQNLDDFDDVRVIQNHLKKAGIELSEEADPDSKGPAHITLKDPDGNVILIDQHRS from the coding sequence ATGCAATTAGGCGCCTTTTCCATCAGCTTGTCGGTAAAAGATCTGAAAGCCTCACAGAGCTTCTATGAAGCTCTCGGCTTTATCACCATGGGTGATTACTCCGATCAAGGCTGGATGATGCTGAAAAATGGCGACACCATCATCGGCCTTTTTAAAGGCATGTTCGAAGGCAACATGCTGACCTTCAATCCCGGTTGGGATCAAAATGCCCAAAATCTTGATGATTTTGATGACGTCAGAGTGATTCAAAACCATTTGAAAAAGGCAGGAATTGAACTGAGTGAAGAAGCTGATCCAGATAGCAAGGGCCCAGCTCATATCACACTGAAAGATCCAGATGGCAATGTAATTCTGATAGATCAGCATCGAAGCTGA
- a CDS encoding LysR family transcriptional regulator yields MSVSPPRPKGPPLNALRAFEAAARLQSFVRAADELSVTAGAISQHIKLLEEWAGTALFVRSPNGVLLTDEGKSLAPLLQEAFDSIGAATRILRGFKPKQEIHVATLPALAQLWLPSRLAVIREQLPQAELTVTALESAPNLDREMFDLSLFIGDPTGSEGEYVLAEDVIFPVCSPSLAESLKTDPDYSALTLLIDQTWERDWALWSKESGISLLDRAGSSRYSLYSLALEEAKAGAGLLMGHACLVEDALAKGDLVRPFSQDCKTGKSLILKAPLAKDVRVDLERLVCLLC; encoded by the coding sequence ATGAGTGTCTCTCCACCCCGCCCCAAAGGCCCCCCTCTTAATGCTTTGCGCGCTTTTGAAGCGGCTGCGCGTTTGCAGAGTTTTGTGCGGGCTGCGGATGAATTGTCCGTCACAGCTGGTGCGATTTCCCAACATATCAAGCTGTTGGAGGAATGGGCCGGCACTGCGCTTTTTGTAAGGTCACCGAATGGTGTCTTACTGACTGACGAAGGCAAATCATTGGCACCATTGCTGCAGGAAGCTTTTGATAGCATAGGTGCAGCAACGCGAATTCTGCGTGGTTTCAAACCCAAACAAGAGATTCATGTTGCCACATTGCCAGCTCTGGCTCAGCTTTGGTTGCCATCAAGACTTGCTGTCATTCGTGAGCAATTGCCCCAGGCGGAGCTGACAGTGACCGCATTGGAAAGTGCGCCCAATCTGGATCGCGAGATGTTTGATCTTTCTCTCTTCATTGGGGATCCAACAGGGAGTGAAGGAGAATATGTTCTAGCTGAAGATGTGATTTTCCCTGTCTGTAGTCCAAGTCTGGCGGAAAGCTTGAAAACTGATCCAGACTATAGCGCTTTGACTTTGCTGATTGATCAGACCTGGGAACGGGATTGGGCGCTTTGGAGCAAGGAAAGCGGTATTTCCTTGCTGGATAGAGCGGGGAGTTCGCGCTATTCGCTTTATAGTTTGGCTTTGGAAGAAGCAAAAGCCGGGGCAGGGCTGCTCATGGGGCATGCTTGTCTGGTGGAAGATGCGCTGGCCAAAGGAGATTTGGTGCGTCCATTCTCACAAGACTGCAAAACCGGAAAGTCCCTTATTCTTAAAGCGCCGTTAGCCAAGGATGTGCGTGTTGATCTAGAACGGCTTGTTTGTCTGCTATGTTAG
- the glyA gene encoding serine hydroxymethyltransferase has protein sequence MTIAIRDWVPGPCETYIQTIANKASSQTSATLLARIEELAEENRTIHEKQCFNLNPATNVMNPRAEALLASGIGSRPSLGYPGDKYEMGLEAIEEIEILSAQLSAEIFDAAFAEIRVPSGAIANLYGFMATCKPGDSIIVPPATIGGHVTHHLAGCAGLFGVKSIEAPISADGYTINVDALRDLAKAEKPKLITVGGSLNLFEHPVAEIRAIADEIGAKVMFDAAHQCGIIAGKAWKNPLIEGAHFMTMSTYKSLGGPAGGLIVSNDAEIAKALDAIAFPGMTANFDAAKSAALAVTMLDWRDYGQAYASEMIDMSVSLASELDKQGIPVFEGANGFTQSHQFAVLAAPFAGGQAASKKLRKAGFLACGIGLPIDPVDGDLNGLRIGTPELVKWGMTKEHAPELASLIAKALKSNDPEAMLAEVSNWRQTFEKLHFIHA, from the coding sequence ATGACAATCGCTATTCGAGATTGGGTCCCAGGCCCTTGTGAGACCTATATCCAGACTATTGCCAACAAGGCATCCAGCCAAACATCCGCAACGCTTTTGGCACGAATTGAAGAATTGGCTGAAGAAAATCGCACCATTCATGAAAAGCAGTGCTTCAATCTCAATCCTGCAACCAACGTGATGAACCCACGGGCGGAAGCCTTGCTGGCATCTGGGATCGGCTCTCGTCCATCACTGGGATATCCGGGCGATAAATATGAGATGGGTCTGGAAGCGATTGAAGAAATCGAAATTCTAAGTGCCCAACTCTCAGCCGAGATTTTTGATGCGGCTTTTGCTGAAATTCGCGTACCTTCTGGGGCTATCGCCAATCTTTATGGTTTCATGGCAACTTGTAAGCCCGGTGACAGCATCATTGTGCCCCCAGCCACAATAGGAGGCCATGTCACCCACCATTTGGCAGGCTGTGCCGGCCTATTTGGAGTGAAATCGATCGAAGCGCCTATCTCTGCAGATGGTTACACAATCAACGTCGATGCTTTGCGTGATTTGGCAAAGGCAGAAAAGCCAAAGCTCATTACCGTTGGTGGCAGCCTGAACCTGTTTGAGCATCCAGTCGCAGAAATCCGCGCCATTGCGGATGAGATTGGCGCCAAAGTCATGTTCGATGCAGCCCATCAATGCGGCATCATTGCGGGCAAGGCTTGGAAAAACCCACTGATTGAGGGTGCACATTTCATGACAATGAGCACTTATAAAAGTCTTGGCGGTCCTGCTGGTGGCCTGATTGTCTCCAATGATGCAGAAATCGCCAAAGCACTGGATGCCATTGCATTCCCGGGAATGACGGCAAATTTCGACGCCGCCAAATCTGCAGCTCTTGCCGTCACCATGCTTGATTGGCGCGATTACGGCCAGGCTTATGCCTCTGAGATGATCGATATGTCTGTCTCATTGGCATCTGAGCTGGATAAGCAAGGTATACCAGTCTTTGAGGGAGCTAACGGTTTCACCCAGTCTCATCAGTTCGCAGTTCTTGCCGCTCCCTTTGCAGGCGGTCAGGCAGCCTCGAAAAAGCTTCGAAAAGCTGGTTTCCTTGCTTGTGGCATCGGCCTGCCAATTGATCCGGTTGACGGTGATCTCAACGGGCTCAGAATTGGAACACCGGAACTGGTGAAATGGGGCATGACCAAAGAACATGCACCAGAACTGGCATCTCTGATTGCCAAGGCCCTGAAAAGCAATGATCCGGAAGCAATGCTGGCAGAGGTCTCAAACTGGCGTCAAACCTTTGAAAAGCTGCATTTCATTCACGCCTAA